CAGGACGCGGTCCCGGGGGAGCTGGTGATTGCCCGCGCTTGGAAGTACGACGGTTCGGCCCATTGGGTCGTTCCCGGCAGCTATCTGGGTGCCGACGAACACGGACACTGGTTCCTGCAATCGGAAGGCGCACTGGTCTCCCGTCCGGGATACGGCTTCTATGCAGCCTCGGACGCGATCTGCCTGATCCCTGCCTCCGGGCAGTGGCTGGGCACGTTCTACGACCACCGGCACCCCGGGAATCTGCGCACCTATCTCGACCTTTCCACCGAGATCGGCTGGCGCCGCATGTCCCACGGCGGCTGGGAGGTCAACTCCGTGGACATGGACCTGGATGTGGTGCGCTCCACCGACAAGGGCCTGTTCATCGACGACGAGGACGAGTTCGAAGAACACGCTGCTGCATACGGCTACCCCGGTGAGTTGGTGTCCACGATCAGGCATGAAGCCGAGAGATTGCTCGAATCCGTTCGCGGATGTCGGGCGCCGTTCAATGAGACAGTCGATTCCTGGTTCGCGAGATCCCTGAACTACCCCCGAAACCATCAACAATCCAAGGAGAACTAGGCATGGCGATTATCCGCACCTACATGCGTGACGAAGAATCAGTGCTGCATTTCCGCGAGGCCTGGTACGAGACCTTCGAAGATGAGGAACTGGGACAGTTCGTGGTCAACCACGGAGTCGTCGGGCACATGTCCAAGACCGAGGAAGCCAAGGACGTCGATGACGAGACCGCGGCAACGCTGCTGGCGGCGTTTGGCGAACAGTGCACCGAGGACGGCTTTGCCGCACTGACCCCTGAAGAGCAGCATTGGGTGGTCATCCAATATGCGCTGAAGTCGGATGACGGAACCGAGCGCGACCGTCGCCTGCGCGACACCGCCATCGAGGCACTGACCGGTCATCTGGCCTGGCGGGGCCTGGGTACTGTCGAGTCCAGTGACTTTGCCCCGCGCAAGCTGAACATCCGCATCCTCAGCC
Above is a window of Paeniglutamicibacter cryotolerans DNA encoding:
- a CDS encoding DUF402 domain-containing protein; this encodes MSLPPSVPTGLPREPQDAVPGELVIARAWKYDGSAHWVVPGSYLGADEHGHWFLQSEGALVSRPGYGFYAASDAICLIPASGQWLGTFYDHRHPGNLRTYLDLSTEIGWRRMSHGGWEVNSVDMDLDVVRSTDKGLFIDDEDEFEEHAAAYGYPGELVSTIRHEAERLLESVRGCRAPFNETVDSWFARSLNYPRNHQQSKEN